One Gimesia aquarii DNA segment encodes these proteins:
- a CDS encoding PAS domain S-box protein, producing MKPALWASDDRLQIIIDSAPDAVITMDIEGHVIDWNRSAEKIFGWSREEVTGKAISTLIVPPQYRAQHINGLRLFKETGKGCVLNQQMEFSALRRNGQEFPVELTVTQVEWDGHIIFNAFIRDISAAKEAEQLIAREKLEAALLEQASFSSSMNDALENALRLCVNNLCEISGWPVSHVFVSNNDDTRLISSRIWYTTNDNNFRALRSVSEKVSIIQGEDLPGQVWQSGEAVWITDIENDDTITHKRDFTKFGIRSAFGFPVKLDGKIIAVVEFFNNKLTTPDPNLLSLASGVANKISQMVERMQWQEERTRLAAIVDSSADAIISKALDGTITSWNSGAEIIYGWPADEAIGETITIILPPGMAREESEILEAMKTGRRLEQFQTRRMRKDGTIIDVSITVSPIRGLDGKIMGSSIIERDTTARRRREEELLKARDEAEQASRVQGEFLATVSHELRTPMNAILGMLELTLQEDLTPMKRDYLQTAKDSADSLLLLVNDILDFSRLEAGRFELEPISFNLRDLLDEVVKTLSLRAHEKGLELALHIKKGVPERVISDPVRFRQILINLIGNAIKFTEQGEVVIDAKLSEPPRDSTTETKQASLDILPGETVALEFQVSDTGIGIAPADQERIFAPFAQADASTTRQYSGSGLGLAICQEIVGLMDGQIWLESELGRGSQFCFRVSLRVAEPDEMDMKREQVTVDDLRELPVLVVDDNQTNRVILEEMLSNWSMSPTPVSSAERALQQLSEARREKKEYPLVIVDALMPETDGFMLLEQAQEQGLLESATILMLSSTDRQIFNDRCEGLEISAFLEKPVSQSDLLDAIMTAFKSPQLERDSVMKIEETPQSLNILIAEDTPANQKVITAILNKRGHDCTIANNGREAIDYLRSDSFDLMLMDVQMPTMDGLQATTLIREQEAESNDHIPIIAMTAYAMRGDRDRCLKAGMDDYISKPIDAKKLIRLVERYGNEYSQNRTPIDKSNTESRIKDEQFPSHSKQRSTTHSDSASKQSVINMQTALSRVGDDKEILNDMVNYFFEDSPSLLDEIRKRVQSGDIDEMVRAAHSLKGLCANFEAHAAVQSAKTIEDMKNATDLSSVTKIIDELEVELNLLSEELTRWQSENSENQRDL from the coding sequence ATGAAGCCTGCATTATGGGCATCGGATGATCGGTTGCAGATAATCATAGACTCAGCACCCGATGCTGTTATCACAATGGATATTGAAGGCCATGTGATTGATTGGAATCGAAGCGCCGAAAAAATATTCGGTTGGTCACGTGAAGAGGTGACTGGTAAAGCTATTAGCACACTGATTGTTCCCCCTCAATATCGAGCCCAACACATCAATGGGCTGCGTTTGTTCAAAGAAACTGGAAAAGGATGTGTGCTGAATCAACAAATGGAATTCTCGGCACTTCGACGCAATGGTCAAGAATTCCCAGTCGAATTGACAGTAACACAAGTTGAGTGGGACGGGCATATTATTTTTAACGCGTTTATCCGTGACATTTCGGCAGCAAAAGAGGCTGAGCAACTCATTGCACGTGAAAAGCTCGAGGCGGCATTGCTGGAACAAGCCAGTTTTTCTTCCTCAATGAACGACGCACTCGAAAATGCATTACGCCTCTGTGTTAACAATCTTTGTGAAATATCCGGTTGGCCTGTAAGTCATGTTTTTGTGAGCAATAATGATGATACTCGGCTGATCTCTTCTCGAATTTGGTATACCACAAATGACAACAATTTTCGCGCGCTCCGCTCAGTCTCAGAAAAAGTATCAATAATACAGGGCGAAGATCTTCCAGGACAGGTCTGGCAAAGTGGTGAGGCAGTTTGGATCACAGACATCGAAAATGATGATACCATTACTCACAAACGTGATTTTACAAAGTTTGGAATTCGATCAGCCTTTGGATTTCCAGTAAAACTAGACGGCAAAATCATTGCTGTGGTGGAATTTTTCAATAACAAACTGACTACCCCGGATCCAAATCTTTTGTCATTAGCTAGTGGAGTTGCCAATAAAATCAGTCAAATGGTTGAACGGATGCAATGGCAGGAAGAACGAACGCGCCTGGCAGCAATTGTCGATTCTTCAGCAGATGCAATTATTAGTAAAGCTCTCGACGGGACCATCACTTCCTGGAATAGCGGAGCCGAAATCATCTATGGCTGGCCGGCTGACGAAGCGATTGGAGAAACCATTACGATTATTCTGCCTCCGGGCATGGCGCGCGAGGAATCGGAAATTCTCGAAGCGATGAAAACCGGTCGACGGCTCGAACAGTTCCAAACTCGACGAATGCGAAAAGACGGCACTATCATCGATGTTTCAATCACCGTCTCTCCAATTCGTGGTCTTGACGGAAAAATAATGGGTTCCTCGATTATCGAGCGTGATACCACAGCCCGACGCAGGCGAGAAGAGGAGCTCCTTAAAGCACGTGATGAAGCGGAACAGGCCAGTCGTGTACAAGGGGAATTTTTAGCTACGGTAAGTCATGAATTGCGAACACCAATGAATGCCATCCTTGGTATGTTGGAACTCACATTGCAAGAAGATTTAACACCAATGAAGCGTGATTACCTTCAAACTGCCAAAGATTCTGCGGATTCATTGCTACTGCTTGTCAACGATATTTTAGACTTCTCCCGATTGGAAGCGGGTCGTTTCGAGCTCGAACCCATTTCATTCAATCTCAGAGATTTGCTAGATGAAGTCGTGAAAACACTGTCATTAAGAGCGCATGAAAAAGGTCTGGAGTTAGCACTTCATATTAAAAAGGGAGTTCCAGAGCGTGTGATTAGTGATCCCGTAAGGTTTCGACAGATTTTGATCAACCTGATTGGTAATGCCATCAAATTCACTGAGCAAGGTGAAGTTGTCATTGATGCAAAATTGTCTGAACCGCCGAGGGATTCTACGACGGAGACAAAGCAAGCGTCTCTCGATATATTACCTGGCGAAACAGTCGCATTAGAATTTCAGGTATCTGATACAGGAATTGGTATAGCACCTGCAGACCAGGAACGGATTTTTGCTCCCTTTGCTCAGGCTGATGCCTCAACAACGCGGCAATATTCTGGATCAGGGCTGGGGTTGGCGATCTGTCAGGAGATTGTTGGTCTGATGGACGGACAAATTTGGCTTGAGAGTGAATTGGGACGTGGAAGCCAGTTTTGTTTCAGGGTCTCTCTAAGGGTCGCAGAGCCAGACGAGATGGACATGAAGCGAGAGCAGGTTACTGTAGACGATCTACGTGAGCTTCCCGTGCTTGTTGTGGATGATAACCAGACTAACCGTGTCATTCTTGAAGAGATGTTGAGCAATTGGTCAATGTCTCCTACCCCTGTCTCTTCGGCGGAAAGAGCCTTGCAGCAACTTTCTGAAGCCAGAAGAGAGAAAAAAGAATATCCACTGGTTATTGTAGATGCATTAATGCCAGAAACGGATGGTTTCATGTTATTGGAACAAGCTCAAGAACAAGGACTTCTCGAATCTGCAACGATTCTGATGCTGTCTTCTACTGACCGTCAGATATTCAATGATCGTTGCGAAGGGCTTGAAATCTCTGCCTTTCTGGAAAAACCCGTTTCGCAATCCGATTTACTTGACGCAATCATGACAGCATTCAAAAGCCCCCAATTAGAACGTGATAGTGTAATGAAAATAGAAGAGACACCACAGTCGCTCAATATTCTCATTGCTGAAGATACTCCCGCGAATCAAAAAGTAATCACAGCAATCCTTAATAAGCGGGGGCACGACTGCACAATTGCCAATAATGGCCGTGAAGCAATTGATTATCTAAGAAGTGATTCATTTGATCTTATGTTAATGGACGTTCAGATGCCGACAATGGATGGTTTGCAGGCAACCACGCTCATTCGTGAACAGGAAGCAGAATCGAATGATCATATTCCGATCATTGCTATGACAGCATACGCGATGCGTGGCGACCGTGATCGATGTCTTAAAGCTGGCATGGACGATTATATCTCCAAACCAATCGATGCGAAGAAGCTGATACGTCTTGTAGAACGTTATGGAAACGAATATTCACAAAATCGAACTCCCATCGATAAAAGTAATACCGAGTCGCGTATCAAAGACGAACAGTTTCCCTCACATTCAAAGCAGCGATCTACAACTCATAGTGATTCTGCTTCCAAGCAATCGGTCATTAATATGCAGACTGCACTCTCGCGTGTTGGTGATGATAAAGAAATTCTCAACGATATGGTGAATTATTTCTTTGAAGATTCTCCCAGCTTGTTAGATGAGATTCGCAAACGGGTCCAAAGTGGTGATATTGATGAAATGGTTCGTGCTGCCCATAGTTTGAAAGGACTCTGTGCAAACTTTGAAGCACATGCAGCAGTACAGTCGGCGAAAACAATCGAGGATATGAAAAATGCGACTGACCTTTCTTCTGTCACTAAGATCATTGATGAGCTTGAGGTAGAGTTGAATCTACTTTCTGAAGAGTTGACTCGCTGGCAGTCGGAAAATTCTGAAAACCAGCGAGATTTATGA
- a CDS encoding TrkA C-terminal domain-containing protein translates to MFAIVSLIVIVIISMIVVRVATVALSLTGLSTQLARFQARSAFTSTGFTTSETEKVMRHPVRRRIIMTLMIFGNAGFVTAISSLILSFMGTESSSGLWLRIGILAICLSALWAIAYSDWVDKHMSRLIQRALKRWTDLELRDYAGLLRLTDDYIVSELNVNRDDWLANRHLTDLKLDDEGVLVLGIEKPDTTYIGAPRGNTRLEVNDTILLYGKADILKNLDERRTGASGNWEHHKAVDEQKQNDVKTQ, encoded by the coding sequence ATGTTTGCTATTGTTTCGCTGATTGTGATTGTCATTATCTCGATGATTGTCGTGCGTGTGGCTACAGTTGCTTTGTCATTGACTGGTCTTTCTACACAACTAGCCCGGTTTCAGGCCCGTTCTGCATTCACCAGCACGGGATTTACGACGAGCGAAACCGAGAAAGTAATGCGACACCCAGTCCGTCGTCGGATCATTATGACTCTGATGATTTTTGGTAATGCCGGGTTTGTTACAGCAATTTCGTCACTCATCCTGTCATTCATGGGAACTGAGTCGAGTAGTGGGCTGTGGTTACGGATCGGAATACTCGCCATCTGTTTGTCAGCACTTTGGGCTATTGCTTACAGCGATTGGGTGGATAAGCACATGTCACGATTGATTCAACGCGCGCTCAAACGCTGGACAGACCTTGAACTAAGAGACTATGCCGGTCTATTACGTCTGACCGATGACTACATCGTTAGTGAACTTAATGTCAATCGTGATGATTGGCTAGCTAACCGTCATCTCACTGACTTAAAGTTAGATGATGAAGGAGTGTTAGTGCTTGGTATCGAAAAGCCTGACACGACTTATATTGGTGCTCCACGTGGGAATACCAGGCTTGAGGTCAATGACACGATTTTGCTATACGGTAAAGCTGACATTCTCAAAAATCTTGATGAACGACGAACTGGCGCATCCGGAAACTGGGAGCATCATAAAGCCGTCGATGAACAAAAACAAAATGATGTAAAAACGCAGTAA
- a CDS encoding DUF1328 domain-containing protein produces the protein MLRWALLFLVIALVAGLFGFGMVGGMAYGAAKILFFVFLVLAIIGLVTGRRVTVD, from the coding sequence ATGTTAAGGTGGGCATTATTATTTTTGGTGATTGCGTTAGTCGCTGGTCTTTTTGGTTTTGGTATGGTCGGTGGTATGGCCTATGGAGCCGCAAAAATCTTATTCTTCGTCTTTCTAGTCCTGGCTATTATTGGTCTGGTCACGGGGCGCCGAGTTACAGTTGACTAA
- a CDS encoding MlrC C-terminal domain-containing protein — protein sequence MTCSNTIDYLVRALEKHSNPRTFSQFAREFPPLIPPLIRVIKAKAKYCQIVVEVNCLEKQAFVKHKQSMVKATPVFGTGGPTAVFCIGSIRVIIMSRATYDWSDEQIRTVGLAPLDAKFIVAKNPMNYRFAYGTIAKAIFVLDKPGPTPATLKHVRFKKLQRPYFPADLNIPGLQPSILN from the coding sequence ATGACCTGTTCAAATACCATAGATTACCTAGTCAGAGCTTTGGAGAAGCATTCGAACCCTCGAACCTTTAGTCAGTTCGCTCGAGAATTCCCCCCACTTATCCCCCCACTAATACGCGTTATCAAAGCAAAAGCAAAGTATTGTCAAATCGTGGTTGAAGTAAATTGCCTTGAAAAACAGGCGTTTGTGAAGCATAAGCAAAGCATGGTTAAAGCTACTCCGGTCTTCGGAACCGGGGGACCAACGGCTGTATTTTGCATCGGATCGATACGCGTCATCATCATGAGTCGAGCCACTTATGATTGGTCTGATGAGCAAATTCGTACTGTTGGTTTGGCCCCGCTGGATGCTAAATTCATTGTTGCTAAAAATCCGATGAACTACCGTTTTGCTTATGGAACGATTGCTAAAGCAATATTTGTCCTGGATAAACCAGGACCAACACCGGCAACATTGAAACACGTTCGCTTCAAAAAGCTCCAACGTCCCTATTTTCCAGCGGACCTGAATATTCCAGGATTGCAACCGTCGATTTTGAATTAA
- a CDS encoding YqaE/Pmp3 family membrane protein yields MPSSQPSSTVADILRIILAIILPPVGVLLQVGLGMHFWLNILLTLCGYVPGLVHAVWVIAKK; encoded by the coding sequence ATGCCTTCAAGTCAACCTTCATCCACGGTAGCCGATATCTTGCGTATTATTTTGGCAATCATTCTACCCCCTGTTGGGGTTCTCTTGCAGGTGGGACTGGGAATGCATTTCTGGTTAAACATTCTGCTTACTTTGTGTGGATATGTTCCGGGCTTGGTCCATGCCGTATGGGTTATTGCAAAAAAATAA
- a CDS encoding ferritin — MYPNDEKVFQRLNEQIHLELDAWYGYLAMSTWCSKNYFPGFAKWLNSQAQEEYTHAMKLRWFLIDRGKSVILKQIEKPKIEFTTVIDIFEAALDQEKENTRSINSILQFAFEEKAYATSAELQWFITEQVEEERSAQMNLAHIKMVADDPAALLDLDKAFGEREAIFPVPAE, encoded by the coding sequence ATGTATCCGAACGACGAGAAAGTTTTTCAGCGACTTAATGAGCAAATCCATCTTGAGCTAGATGCCTGGTATGGTTATTTGGCCATGTCAACATGGTGTAGCAAGAATTACTTTCCTGGGTTTGCGAAATGGCTGAATTCACAGGCGCAAGAAGAATATACTCACGCTATGAAACTGCGCTGGTTTCTAATCGATCGTGGTAAATCGGTAATCTTAAAGCAAATTGAAAAACCGAAAATCGAATTTACAACCGTTATTGACATATTTGAAGCGGCTCTCGATCAGGAAAAAGAGAATACTCGTAGTATCAATTCAATTTTACAATTTGCGTTTGAAGAAAAAGCGTATGCTACTTCAGCAGAACTGCAGTGGTTCATCACAGAACAGGTTGAAGAAGAGAGATCAGCACAAATGAATCTGGCACACATAAAAATGGTTGCCGATGATCCTGCGGCCTTGCTCGATCTTGATAAAGCATTCGGAGAGCGTGAAGCGATTTTTCCTGTTCCTGCTGAATAA
- a CDS encoding site-specific integrase translates to MSAKKRDKKTKVKPLKVRIAKPANRPFQVRYTCPIEKKEIRISAGSRDIDDAEQLKSEIEAKLLLGLEVQPEKEKVFGPGMDWDSFREEYRVLHLTSVRKRTALDIENRLDIAQRIMKPKTLGDFAQPSSLQKLQAKLLAGELSIKKKPRSPHTVRGYMKSILAALNWAYLQDWLSNKPKLPRIKTSRIKSMRGRPITESEFQEMLNVVEKVVGAEAATSWDYVIRGLWESAFRIEELMHISWDQPGTIRPIWQQGQHPILEIPAAMQKNVTHETIPMLSGFESVLLETPESQRKDWVFNPKSLQLRLGRKIAHRRPDADWVAKVIGRIGKEAQIIVEEADKKTGRDVKFASAHDLRRSCGERLRNAGVPPLVICRVMRHSSWETTRKHYAPGNVQKDTEVLKRIIGER, encoded by the coding sequence ATGTCAGCAAAAAAACGAGACAAAAAAACTAAAGTCAAACCACTCAAGGTTCGAATTGCGAAACCTGCGAATCGACCATTCCAGGTCAGGTATACTTGCCCCATCGAAAAAAAAGAGATACGGATTTCAGCTGGAAGTCGCGATATTGATGATGCAGAACAATTGAAGTCTGAGATCGAAGCCAAACTATTACTCGGTCTTGAAGTTCAACCTGAAAAAGAAAAAGTATTCGGCCCTGGAATGGATTGGGATAGTTTTCGTGAAGAGTATCGAGTTCTTCATTTGACGTCAGTAAGAAAACGAACGGCTTTGGATATTGAGAATCGGTTAGATATTGCCCAGCGTATAATGAAGCCAAAGACGCTGGGTGACTTTGCTCAGCCATCTTCACTTCAAAAATTACAGGCGAAGCTTCTCGCGGGAGAACTGAGCATTAAAAAGAAGCCTCGTTCACCTCACACAGTGCGAGGTTACATGAAAAGCATTTTAGCTGCGCTCAATTGGGCCTATTTACAGGATTGGCTTTCCAATAAGCCTAAGCTGCCTCGTATTAAAACTTCAAGAATAAAGTCAATGAGAGGTAGACCAATTACAGAGAGCGAATTTCAGGAAATGCTCAATGTCGTTGAAAAGGTTGTTGGTGCGGAAGCGGCAACCTCGTGGGACTATGTGATTCGAGGACTTTGGGAATCTGCGTTCAGAATTGAGGAACTGATGCATATTTCCTGGGATCAACCTGGGACTATTCGGCCCATTTGGCAACAAGGTCAACACCCGATACTTGAAATACCAGCGGCCATGCAGAAGAACGTCACACATGAAACTATTCCAATGCTATCTGGCTTTGAATCTGTTTTATTGGAAACTCCTGAGAGTCAGCGAAAAGATTGGGTGTTTAATCCAAAGTCGCTCCAATTGCGCCTTGGAAGAAAGATAGCTCATAGACGTCCTGATGCTGATTGGGTTGCAAAGGTCATTGGCCGAATCGGGAAAGAAGCTCAAATCATTGTTGAAGAAGCTGATAAAAAAACGGGACGGGATGTCAAATTTGCTTCGGCTCACGATCTAAGACGTTCCTGTGGAGAGCGTCTGAGAAATGCGGGTGTACCACCTCTAGTAATCTGTAGAGTTATGAGACATTCTTCGTGGGAGACCACACGCAAACACTATGCTCCAGGCAATGTTCAAAAAGATACTGAAGTCCTAAAACGCATTATTGGGGAAAGATAA
- a CDS encoding sigma-54-dependent transcriptional regulator, whose translation MSKALVVDDDRTVQEMVRRSLEKMSIDVISVDTAEKGVSEIEEQSPEVILLDIMLPGISGLDVFHQIQEADRRLPVIFITSSNDSDMAIKAMQLGAFDYLAKPLNLPKLNELVQKAIETRRLMNIPVALPVGDTKPKSGDQFVGRSPQMLEVFKSIGRVAAENVNVLIRGESGTGKELVARAIYQHSPRSDDCFMAVNCAALTETLLESELFGYEKGAFTGADKQRIGKFEQCNGGTIFLDEVGDMSQLTQGKVLRLLQEQKFERVGGNKTIETDVRIVAATNRNLEEMVKDGSFREDLFYRLNGMTISLPPLRERGNDIALLVEHYLNEACHEMGRSELEGVSSEALDLLNKYDWPGNVRELQSVIRQSLLNSTSPIIVPSFLPDEISSHSQIASAESDVGRASANDVLSLSDLRQFVNQRLSEQSTDLYSETLEMMERYLLTRILNETGGNQTRAAEILGITRGKIRDRIAQFGISMDKTVSIDDDVS comes from the coding sequence ATGTCGAAAGCGTTGGTTGTAGATGATGACCGCACTGTTCAAGAAATGGTGAGGCGGTCATTGGAAAAAATGAGCATTGACGTCATTTCTGTTGATACAGCAGAAAAAGGAGTCAGTGAAATTGAGGAGCAGTCTCCAGAAGTAATCTTACTCGATATCATGCTTCCCGGAATTTCAGGATTAGACGTTTTTCATCAGATCCAGGAAGCGGATCGACGATTACCAGTCATTTTCATTACTTCATCCAATGATAGCGATATGGCCATCAAAGCCATGCAGTTAGGGGCTTTTGATTATCTCGCAAAACCACTTAACCTTCCCAAATTGAATGAATTAGTCCAGAAAGCAATTGAAACTCGACGGTTAATGAATATACCTGTTGCGTTGCCGGTAGGAGATACGAAACCAAAAAGCGGGGATCAATTTGTTGGGCGTAGTCCGCAGATGCTAGAGGTATTTAAGTCTATCGGACGCGTCGCAGCGGAAAATGTGAACGTACTCATTCGTGGAGAAAGTGGAACTGGAAAAGAACTCGTTGCTCGGGCAATCTATCAGCACAGCCCGCGATCAGATGACTGTTTTATGGCCGTTAATTGTGCTGCACTTACCGAAACCTTACTCGAAAGTGAGCTCTTTGGCTATGAAAAAGGGGCTTTCACCGGGGCAGATAAGCAGCGCATCGGAAAGTTCGAACAGTGTAATGGTGGTACGATTTTTTTAGACGAAGTCGGTGATATGTCACAATTGACGCAAGGCAAAGTCTTGCGTTTGTTGCAAGAGCAAAAATTTGAACGAGTGGGTGGCAACAAGACTATCGAAACAGACGTACGCATTGTTGCTGCTACAAATCGAAATCTTGAAGAGATGGTCAAGGATGGTTCGTTTCGAGAAGATTTATTCTATCGACTTAATGGAATGACTATCTCGCTACCACCATTACGTGAGCGAGGCAATGACATCGCACTCTTAGTCGAACATTATCTGAACGAAGCTTGTCATGAGATGGGACGTTCAGAACTTGAAGGTGTCTCTTCGGAAGCGCTGGATCTCTTAAACAAATACGACTGGCCGGGAAATGTGCGAGAGCTTCAAAGCGTTATTCGACAATCCTTGTTGAATAGTACCAGTCCAATCATTGTGCCATCATTCCTGCCAGACGAAATAAGCAGTCATTCGCAGATAGCCTCCGCAGAGTCAGATGTTGGGAGGGCATCAGCTAATGATGTGCTTTCACTTTCAGATTTACGCCAATTCGTGAATCAACGTTTGTCAGAACAGTCGACTGATCTCTATAGCGAAACTCTCGAAATGATGGAGCGTTATCTTCTCACACGTATTTTGAATGAAACAGGAGGAAACCAAACGCGCGCCGCTGAAATTCTAGGGATTACACGTGGAAAAATTCGCGATCGCATAGCACAGTTTGGTATCTCAATGGATAAAACGGTGAGTATTGATGATGATGTCAGCTAA
- a CDS encoding integrase core domain-containing protein produces MSRILHPLLALIASATDNELAKYVEYLKHENAILRSRLPKQIHTTYEERQTLLKYGKVLGRAIEELISIVSPATFARWVRDKKIGRPKLKNPKGGKRKPQEIRELVIRIAIETGFGYTRIIGELRKLGIKKISRQTVRNILKEEGIEPGPDRTSDSWNEFLKRHGETLWGCDFFSVKSVTTKGMRNLYVLVFLCLQTREAIVSESTEHPNSAWACEQTQKFIEQSRGREVKPSMIIHDRDGKYTKEFTETLQQSDIKANPLPIASPNLNGKCERFIEMIKLECLAKFIIFGKQHLDHLVSEFTEYYNTCRSHTARDHLPPIRELPDDVEKLSLDEVQVVSHIGGLVKSFERKAA; encoded by the coding sequence ATGAGCAGAATTTTACACCCACTATTGGCATTAATCGCTTCCGCAACTGATAACGAATTGGCTAAATATGTCGAATACCTCAAACACGAGAATGCGATTCTGCGTTCCAGACTGCCGAAGCAAATCCATACAACTTACGAAGAACGCCAAACTCTGTTGAAGTATGGAAAGGTTCTTGGTCGAGCCATTGAGGAACTGATTTCGATTGTCAGTCCAGCGACATTTGCCCGGTGGGTTAGAGACAAGAAGATTGGCAGACCCAAGCTCAAAAATCCTAAAGGTGGTAAACGAAAGCCTCAGGAGATTCGTGAGTTAGTCATCAGAATTGCCATTGAAACTGGTTTTGGCTACACCCGCATCATAGGAGAGCTTCGAAAACTGGGTATCAAAAAGATTAGCCGACAGACTGTACGAAATATATTGAAGGAAGAAGGTATTGAACCCGGTCCGGATCGCACTTCCGACTCGTGGAATGAATTTCTCAAGCGGCATGGTGAAACACTCTGGGGTTGCGATTTTTTCTCAGTCAAATCAGTGACAACAAAAGGGATGCGTAACTTGTATGTGCTGGTGTTTCTCTGCTTACAAACTCGGGAAGCGATTGTTTCTGAATCCACGGAGCATCCCAACTCAGCCTGGGCTTGTGAACAAACTCAGAAGTTCATAGAGCAGAGCAGGGGGCGAGAAGTCAAACCGTCAATGATCATTCATGACCGTGATGGGAAATATACGAAGGAATTCACAGAGACTTTGCAGCAATCCGACATCAAGGCAAATCCACTTCCGATAGCATCTCCGAATCTTAATGGAAAATGTGAGCGATTCATTGAAATGATTAAGTTGGAATGCCTGGCGAAGTTTATCATCTTCGGTAAACAGCATCTCGACCATCTAGTCTCTGAGTTTACGGAGTACTACAACACATGCCGCTCGCATACAGCGCGAGACCATCTACCACCGATTCGAGAACTTCCAGATGACGTTGAGAAATTATCGTTGGATGAAGTCCAAGTGGTTTCACACATCGGTGGTTTGGTAAAATCGTTTGAGCGGAAAGCGGCTTAA
- a CDS encoding mechanosensitive ion channel family protein encodes MPYLNGLLIIFVVIGGIATDSTAQDDVPSEPQKVKPLDDNETLEAPKSVNVTPAAEDSDISLRLTRILEVTEWYYQPSVRVDEGVAFLSGSTDDIKYYTWAGDLARSTQDVVAVVNRIEVKEPDIWDFSSSFLSLQKLGRNLAQSIPMILIAGVILLLTLFGMFLTGLIADLTLLKRIKNRLLRSVLRKGLLMIVLLFGVYLILQVSGLTRLAATVIGGTGLLGLIIGIAFRDIAENFLASVLISMQNPFRYGDLIEVEGIQGFVQRVNTRGTLLMSLEGNHIQIPNATIYKSVIHNYTSNPKVRLDFMIGVGYDVALSEAQSIAKDIMLDHPAVLNDPEPTVLIEELASSTVNLRMFCWIDGSKYSHLKVNSALMRQVKATFEEQGISMPDDAREVVFPDAVPVRMLDANDEVEHQEVSRQKAVTEQTSKSQTDILDSSGEGDLMNEYVDIKRQSQQARDPEEDSTDLLSPALT; translated from the coding sequence ATGCCTTATCTGAACGGCCTGCTTATTATCTTTGTAGTCATTGGTGGTATAGCAACAGATTCTACCGCACAAGATGATGTCCCTTCAGAACCTCAGAAAGTAAAGCCCCTTGATGATAATGAAACACTCGAAGCACCAAAATCCGTTAATGTGACGCCGGCCGCTGAGGACTCAGACATTTCTCTACGATTAACGCGAATCCTTGAGGTAACGGAATGGTACTATCAGCCCTCTGTCCGCGTTGATGAAGGTGTGGCCTTTCTTTCGGGATCGACGGATGACATCAAGTATTACACCTGGGCAGGGGATCTCGCACGCAGTACACAAGATGTGGTCGCTGTTGTAAATCGTATCGAGGTTAAAGAACCTGATATATGGGATTTCAGTTCTTCATTTCTCTCTCTGCAAAAGCTGGGACGTAATTTAGCTCAGTCAATCCCGATGATTCTCATTGCAGGCGTGATTTTATTATTAACATTGTTTGGCATGTTTCTTACCGGACTCATTGCCGATCTCACGCTACTCAAACGTATCAAAAATCGACTGTTGCGAAGCGTTCTTCGAAAAGGATTGCTTATGATTGTTTTGCTGTTCGGAGTCTATTTAATTTTGCAGGTTTCGGGACTCACACGCTTGGCTGCAACGGTGATTGGAGGGACTGGGTTATTAGGATTGATCATTGGAATTGCATTCCGTGATATTGCTGAAAACTTTCTAGCCAGCGTACTTATCAGTATGCAGAACCCGTTTCGGTATGGTGATCTGATTGAAGTAGAAGGGATCCAAGGGTTTGTCCAGCGAGTCAATACACGTGGTACATTACTCATGTCGCTCGAAGGTAATCACATTCAGATTCCCAATGCCACAATTTATAAGAGTGTGATTCATAATTACACCTCGAATCCCAAAGTACGTCTCGATTTCATGATTGGCGTGGGTTACGATGTTGCATTAAGCGAAGCTCAATCGATTGCGAAGGATATTATGCTGGACCATCCAGCAGTGCTCAACGATCCTGAACCAACGGTGTTGATTGAAGAGCTCGCTTCATCGACTGTTAATCTCCGAATGTTCTGTTGGATTGATGGAAGTAAATATAGTCACCTCAAAGTGAATTCTGCATTGATGCGTCAAGTAAAAGCAACATTTGAAGAACAGGGAATCTCCATGCCCGACGATGCCCGAGAAGTTGTTTTCCCTGATGCGGTGCCCGTTCGAATGCTTGATGCAAATGACGAGGTTGAGCACCAAGAGGTTTCAAGGCAAAAAGCGGTTACGGAGCAAACGTCAAAGAGTCAAACCGATATATTAGATTCAAGTGGAGAAGGTGACCTCATGAATGAGTATGTCGACATAAAACGCCAAAGCCAACAGGCACGAGATCCTGAAGAAGATTCGACAGATCTACTATCACCTGCATTGACTTGA